The genome window aaaatagcaagtgtgagcacatagagtactcagcaagtgggggaaagtaataatatgcaggcttatatcaagaataggctaacataagggtttatttgcgtaaatacaagtaatgaaaatatatttggactcaaaagcattaagcaattatttagtgaatgtaacccaaacgattcagcatccagcatataaggctccccaccttgcacaccataaccatctagtactccttgtaccagaaccataatcataaccatctagtactccctgtaccagaaccataaccacaactacaACCATCTTGTACttcctgtaccagaatcataactacaaccaaactcataaccacaatccactaatcacgtgaggatccaagtctctcatatccgtgagcacgactgttataacagttttacactctgcagaggttgtccagctttccccacgagttagtgaattctatgttgccgtgttcgcggaacacttaacacacgccagtggtgtgccaccaagaatcattgtatgacactttccactaaccagagactaatgcagtatgtgtctgcccactaggtttcaccgtcaggctttacacaagctaagctcctacccagaagcccccttttgtgctgacccaacacacactggatagactctaatcagtatatcacgccttacccatatcagcctcgtggttgatacgttacttcttgggttgtcgctccacgaaccggtccttacttaggttacttgagtaaacactaaaccaacatcataaccatgacaaccatcaacaccactttgctcaaggcctaaggttccatgttgctagaccattaacacattacgaccattgttgcatatgttcattagtcaagattatgacacttccctgtatcccaaaagcatggctaagcaatctacccacaaaggacacctaaccataaaccatctaggtttcaagggatgataagggaaaatctagggaaaaccctaacataggtgattacccatcatattgacactgcatgcaattttgtaaaacaaaacatttaaaaacataggttcaatatgatcaaggacacttgcatttttcccaatgttgctcagtgttgtcgaaatcttggtcttgaagtccttcgaactgctccggaacgttatcgactaattgcgagaactaccgacaaacaacacaaagaaaaacactaagaacaacataccaaacatcattaaaatactttaaaaatactatggttggataggtaagattttagaaatatttagatacAAGAATCGCCTCAAAAGTTTTTCTTTGGGGAAAAcccggagttaagatgaaaagagaacatctttcgagagatggattaggctgaaaaggaaaaactagtttactggagttatcttcatatgggaaaggttttattgcacaatcactgtgtcaagcttgaaacatcattgcgcaagattcaagaaatgtggggcagactagacttcactgactaggctaaggagaatgatgtggcactgAATTGTTATGCTATGCAAATAACATCTTGGagtaaagaagggatacgctgagatctagtttcgaccacctatgatggataaaaaaaactgaaagttgcgcttctaggtttaggatactactgatgactctatgtagcggtggtggttcgggtttcgtcaaAGATGGCGAttgggcacgtggccacagacatcgatgtcggcttcagtggtgtttcagtgaaacaaggtgagcatggcgtagaaggcggaaagactaactcagcgatatggttggttttggaaggggtcatccgaggtagcggaaaaacagcgatgactgatgctaggtttggtggtgaccgcgaatagATGCCGGAATGAAGATGCTCGCATTCCAgtagattggctatgaaatttatgaATCCATTTggacaaagatgttcatataacccgggaacactaTGGTATGGGTTTtagtagatcatccactgagaggaagaacgatcaacggagatgagacaagtgatggctgcgacgtgctgcggttggcaatggcgtcctggtcgtgttgctgcacaaacggggatgggctcctagggacacgccgtgatgcggtacaagactccatgggacacgccgtgatgcggttggtgcatccatacggctttcggattgacggggaacgcgaatgcaaatccggtgcgcacgcagaacgcgtccagaaaccggacagcgggtatgtcaaccttgatttcgatagtttggctaatctactggccaaaccagttggtgagggcatggagaacatcatgggacatgtaccggtgaaagggcttggtgatttgacctctggtcggtcgggaacatcgataccaatcagctacagcgcggctgtctcgcggctgtccacGACGGCGACGGTCGTGGCGGcttagatcgggctttggccggggctagggcttagctagggacttagtatgatgctaaaacagtagtaagggaggataagaaggggtcctcacgttgctttggtggtcgaggaagaaagattcacggagaagacgacgtagaacatcaagggcggcggcggcggcggctccggcgaacagcggcgctccggcgatgcggcatggaatagaggtaggagagggtgtgcaactcatatatatatatagggctaagggcagctggatgaggtggagtccaagccgaacatgaatgagttcgagtcggttatgatttcctttttcacagctATGTatttcgaggatgatatctccattgtccggactccaaattggacgtttcttgattctagattgtagtactcgaaaagatctacaaattttgtagtcattggaacttctgaaaattccatcttgatttccaaaaatgcaccacaagttaaactgtttgaactcggacttctctgcgcagcactgattttgggggccataactccttgctccattatccaaaaggggactttcataggttcaaatcgaatctcTCGACGCatcctacaactttggtattgtcaagatttgcatgtGAGGCCGTTTTGAGCTCccaaacgtcatgagaagataaggctgtccaggactccgcgaaaatttgcagatttcgtggatcctttgttgggccatttAGAAGACTTgactaagggtttggacttgagcaagattgagcccaaagacactttaggtatatctagggtttagaaaaaaacttttgcaaagaaatttgaataggatttgaatttgaattgtgttcggagtgaatttaaagaaacaaaaaagatgaggttgaacaagaataggattAGATAAGGAATTttagaaagaggagagattgactttaaacaaggatttggataagatttgatttgaactagagaaggatcaggtatgaataaggattttgaattccaaccattaaggtccttaacttattcactactgagttttgtaaaaactttttaaaatctttttcactcaaaacactaaagagaaagaaaaagaaaaagaactctaatgcatttacctggctcctaacaaaactcagcatgcaatgcacacaaaataataacccatattgattgattgattaagaaaataggttttaaacctatactactagtgaagctattcaatactcttggaaaattttagaaatttgataaatctgaaaatcagggtgttacatgaataaagttttcatggagtatctggataAGTTCGTggtagtgttcattgatgacatactggtttACTCTAAGGGTGAAGAAGAACATTAAGAGCACCTAAGAGTAGTTCTGGGGAAGCTTAGAGAACATCAACTGTATGTTAAGCTCAGCAAGTATGAGTTTTGGTTAACAGAAGTGCCGTTTCTTGGACATATTTAATATACCGGAGGAGTTGTAGTAGATTCTagtaaggtgaaagatgtgTTGAATTAGAAATCACCTTCCAGCGTTACtgaagtgagaagttttcttggtctAGCAGGCTATTACTGtcgtttcatagaaggattctcgaagatagccaAACGACTCACAGAGTtactaaagaaggaaaagaggtatGAATGAACAAGCACTTGTGAAGCAAGTTTCaatgagcttaagaaaaagttaaCTACAGCTCCGGTGCTAGTGTTGCCGGATATCCAGAAGAACTTCGACATATACTGTGATGCATCTAGACAAggtcttggatgtgttttgttgcaagaaggacaagtggtAGCGTACGCTTCGAGACAGTTGAGGATtcatgagaagaattatccGACTCATGATCTAAAACTAGCAGTGGTGGTACATGCATTAAAAATATGGAGACATTACCTTCTAGGGAAgagatgtgagatatatacggatcataagagcttcaAGTATATATTCACACAAATGGATCTCAACTTAAGGCAACGTAGATGGATAGAATTGATAAAGGATTATGATGTaggaatccattatcacccGGGAAAAGCAAATATGGCTGCAGACGCATTGAGTCGTAAAGTATACAGTACTATGGCTATGTTGCAAGAAGCTCAACCGACTTTATGTGAAGAGTTCCAACATCTCAACCTAGGTTTTGTTGCGGATTTAGAGGTAGTAACCATGGAAGTCAaacctactttggatgaggacaTCCGGAAGGAACAGGCAGAAGATGAAAACATCAAAGGGATTAAAGAGAATATCAAAGCTGGCAAAGCCCCAAAGTTCTTAGAAGATGGGAAAGGCATGGTATGGTTTGGCAAGCGTATCTGTGTACCAGACCAGAAAGAGCttaaggagataatcttaagagaagctcatgagtcAGCTTACTCTATTCACCCAggcagtaccaagatgtattAGGATCTAAATGATCGTTATTGGTGGCCTGGTATGAAGCGAGAAATAGCCGAGTATGTGGTAGCGTGTGATGTATGTCAGCATGTGAAAGCAGAACATTAGAAACCAGCAGGGTTGCTACAGCCTCTAAAGATACCAGAATGGAAGTGGaaagaaattggaatggatttcatagtCGGCTTACCTCGTACCCAATCAGGCTATGACTCAATATGggggtcattgtggatcgtcTCACGGaagtagctcatttcattccagttaaaacaacctataaaggagataagttagcAGAGCTATATATGTCCAGGATCGTGTGTTTACATTGAGTTCCGAAGAGAATAGTGTCAGATCGAGGGACCCAATTCACCTCAAGGTTTTGGCAGAAACTTCATGAATCATTGGACACTAAGTTGAGTTTTAGCTCGGCATATCACCCACAAACGgatggacagacagaaagaacaaatcagatacttgaggatatgttgcGAGCGTGTGCTCTTCAGAACCGCAACAGTTGGGATAAGAACTTGTCGTATGCAGAGTTTTCgtataacaatagttatcatTCTAGTTTACAGATGACCCCGTTTGAGGCATTATAtagaagaaagtgtagaacgcCTCTACATTGGAGTGAAATTGGAGAaggtcaagtgtttggaccaaAAATACTCAAGGAAGCCGAGGAACAAGTAAAGGCAATACGAGAAAAGTTAAAAGGTAGCCCAAtccagacagaaaagttatCTGGATAATCGACGCCGAGAGTTAACCTTTAaggttggagattatgtgtatctcaaagtcTCACCTCTAGGAGGACTTCGTCATTTCAAGGTTAGAGGCAAGTTGGCACCCAGGTACATTGGACTGTTTAGAGTGAGCGTCAGACGTGGAGAAGTGACCTACCAGTTGGAGTTGCCACCTAGGCTGgaagatgtgcacaatgtgttccacaTATCGCAGGTGAACAAGTGCTTGCGAGTACTAGAGGAACAATTACCTTAGGAAGAAGTGGAACCACAAGAGGACTTAACTTATTCAGAATACCCGGTCAAAATTTTGGAAACGGCAGAGCGTGTGACACGAAGAAAGGTCATATGTATGTGCAAGATCCAATGGAGTCACCATACCGAAGATGAAGTAACCTGGGAACATGAAGAAGAGCTAAAGGCTTCCAAAAGACCGAGCCTTTGTGAGGCTGAGCCTTCAAGAGGCCGATCTGTTTAAGCAAAGGGCCGTtaggtccttaacaacgaccccaaTAACTATCTTGCAAACttaataaaaaaagatttaACCCTTATTGATTTGATGGATTTGAAAGAGGGAAAGAGAGGGACGAGAGAGGAGGGCCCTCGTATATTGTACTTAGCATGCGTCGTTCTAGACCAAGTTTCATAGAAGGTtcatttataaaatatattttacaaaagcgctaaaaaaaataaaaattccaatCCGTCCAATCTCACAAGATGCTGGTGCCGTGCGGCGTGCCCACTTTTGTCCCTGTACGAGCGGTACAAAACTAGGATGGACTTCGGAGCATCGGTGTCGGCCACTGGGCCTctctatctctttctctctcctcgaGGCGCCAACGGCGAAGGCGTGGAGAGCCCTCGTCAACTCCGTACCCACAAGACGCGGCGCCGTGCCTCCAAGCCTTGTTGCGAACGCATAGATGGTCAGTTGTCGGTCGTCACGCACCCTGTCCCTGCCCTACAATATGCATGCGTCACTTTTCGCGACGATCTTGCACACATAATGTGACCGCCAATTATCAGGTCAATCGCAATAGTAAACTGCACACACATGCATAGCTGATAGCTCCACTAGTCGACTGACACACGCCCAAGATAAGATGCAGAGCATAAAAGATGGAACTcaaatattagtttatttatataatttagaggaacaaaaaaaaaatggttacTGGGGGATGGCCACCGGCGCTCTCATTTCGCCCACGCAAACGGGCGTCCAGGTCGGCCGGTAATTTCTTTTCTACTACACAATAAAACTAAAGGCCAAAAGGAAGAAAATGGCCTCGCCGGCGAGAAAAAAGAACTAATACTTCGCCGCCGGGATCCATTACACGGTGGTTAAGAAACACCGGACCCACGCAGGCATGGATTAGTATTAGCTGGCCAGCCGGGCTCACGGCGGGCGGCCTCAGGCAAAAAGGTTGAGCAGCACCGGCTCCCTCTCGCCGCCGATCGTGGTTACGGACTCGTCCGAGCTCATGGACGGCGTCCCCGGCCGCAGCAGGGCCCTCCTCTCACCCTCTGGCGGCGGCGACCCTGGACTCAGGCACAGGCCGAGGTCGCACGACGCCACGGGAGCCTCGACCTTCCGCACCCGCTTCGCAGTGGAGAAGGTCGACCACCCGCCGGTGCGCTTGACAGCGCCGTAGAGGTCCCCGATTCCTGTCCCGGCTCCACAGCTGCCCCCGCCGAGCTCCGGCAGCGGGCCGATGGTGCCTCCCCGCAGCACGGTCTCGACGGCGGCCTGGCAGAGGTGCCAGTTCCCGGA of Phragmites australis chromosome 3, lpPhrAust1.1, whole genome shotgun sequence contains these proteins:
- the LOC133912749 gene encoding LOB domain-containing protein 37-like; protein product: MSCNGCRVLRKGCSEGCLLRPCLQWIEAADAQGHATVFVAKFFGRAGLLSFISAVPDAQRPALFQSLLYEAAGRTINPVNGAVGLLGSGNWHLCQAAVETVLRGGTIGPLPELGGGSCGAGTGIGDLYGAVKRTGGWSTFSTAKRVRKVEAPVASCDLGLCLSPGSPPPEGERRALLRPGTPSMSSDESVTTIGGEREPVLLNLFA